One Curtobacterium sp. MCLR17_032 genomic window carries:
- a CDS encoding DNA-3-methyladenine glycosylase I: MTDDLVTGADGLARPLWASTDPMLRAYYDTEWGMPVRDERGVFERLSLEAFQSGLSWRTILAKRPAFRAAFADFDPDTVAAFGDDDVARLLGDAGIVRNRAKIAATITNANATVALRADGGLADFVWSFRPDDTPRPRTAAEVPTTSPESTALSKALRKRGFAFVGPTTMHALMEALGIVDTHLLGSHRRATSGIWPD, from the coding sequence ATGACCGACGACCTCGTGACCGGTGCCGACGGCCTCGCCCGACCGCTCTGGGCGTCGACCGACCCGATGCTGCGTGCCTACTACGACACCGAGTGGGGGATGCCGGTCCGTGACGAGCGGGGCGTGTTCGAGCGGCTCTCGCTCGAGGCCTTCCAGTCCGGGCTGTCCTGGCGCACGATCCTGGCGAAACGGCCCGCGTTCCGGGCAGCGTTCGCCGACTTCGACCCGGACACCGTCGCAGCGTTCGGGGACGACGACGTCGCCCGGCTGCTCGGCGACGCGGGCATCGTGCGGAACCGCGCGAAGATCGCCGCGACGATCACCAACGCGAACGCCACCGTCGCGCTGCGGGCGGACGGGGGACTGGCCGACTTCGTGTGGTCGTTCCGGCCGGACGACACGCCCAGGCCCCGGACGGCCGCGGAGGTCCCGACCACCAGCCCGGAGTCGACCGCGCTGTCGAAGGCGCTGCGGAAGCGCGGCTTCGCCTTCGTCGGGCCGACCACGATGCACGCCCTGATGGAGGCACTGGGCATCGTCGACACGCACCTGCTCGGCAGCCACCGACGGGCGACCTCGGGCATCTGGCCGGACTGA
- a CDS encoding NAD(P)H-dependent oxidoreductase yields the protein MSSSLVVGVSGSPSDPSRTSTLVAATVDRLAAELPDAETVIVEIGPLLADLGAAVDREHMSDATRAALEAVEAADVLVVGSPAFRAAYSGAFKLFFDWIGQYDLVDTPVLLTATGGSDRHALLVEHQMRPLFGFFQSTTLPLAVFGNERDFDKRVGGYDIASVDLELRIDQAVRRAMPIIRGGFVAAGVDEVRRPAEF from the coding sequence ATGAGCAGTTCCCTCGTCGTCGGGGTCAGCGGCAGCCCGTCCGACCCGTCCCGCACCTCGACCCTCGTCGCCGCGACCGTCGACCGGCTCGCCGCCGAGCTGCCGGACGCCGAGACCGTCATCGTCGAGATCGGCCCGCTGCTGGCGGACCTCGGCGCCGCCGTCGACCGCGAGCACATGTCGGACGCCACGCGGGCAGCGCTCGAGGCCGTCGAGGCCGCGGACGTCCTGGTCGTCGGCAGTCCGGCCTTCCGTGCCGCGTACTCCGGGGCGTTCAAGCTCTTCTTCGACTGGATCGGGCAGTACGACCTGGTCGACACCCCGGTGCTGCTCACCGCGACCGGGGGCAGCGACCGACACGCCCTGCTCGTCGAGCACCAGATGCGGCCGCTGTTCGGGTTCTTCCAGTCGACGACGCTGCCGCTGGCGGTGTTCGGCAACGAGCGGGACTTCGACAAGCGCGTCGGTGGCTACGACATCGCGAGCGTCGACCTCGAGCTGCGGATCGACCAGGCCGTCCGTCGGGCGATGCCGATCATCCGCGGCGGGTTCGTGGCGGCGGGCGTCGACGAGGTGCGGCGGCCGGCGGAGTTCTGA
- a CDS encoding GNAT family N-acetyltransferase, whose product MPSTFSAPTRNLDVVTLHEILRLRQDVFVVEQACAYDDIDGRDLEPGTVQFWAGSGSVDATLRLLREPDGTERIGRVATAAHARGKGLGAALMQAAIAESRSERISINAQAHLGEWYAQFGFVRSGEDFLEDAIPHTPMVRTR is encoded by the coding sequence GTGCCCTCGACCTTCAGCGCCCCGACCCGCAACCTCGACGTCGTCACCCTGCACGAGATCCTCCGCCTGCGGCAGGACGTGTTCGTGGTGGAACAGGCCTGCGCCTACGACGACATCGACGGCCGCGACCTCGAGCCGGGCACGGTGCAGTTCTGGGCGGGCAGTGGGTCCGTCGACGCCACCCTGCGTCTGCTCCGCGAGCCCGACGGCACCGAGCGGATCGGCCGTGTCGCGACGGCAGCGCACGCCCGTGGCAAGGGCCTCGGCGCCGCGCTCATGCAGGCGGCCATCGCCGAGAGCCGCTCGGAGCGGATCAGCATCAACGCGCAGGCGCACCTCGGCGAGTGGTACGCGCAGTTCGGCTTCGTACGCTCGGGCGAGGACTTCCTCGAGGACGCGATCCCGCACACCCCGATGGTCCGCACCCGCTGA
- a CDS encoding DUF5997 family protein: MAQEQTMKPETAAKKLGILLSATPESFRAGPIARTTFDELQSEPPTWLQDLRRDGPHPRPVVAARLGVSISGLARAGVDDVLTTEQIKQLLQDMPAWLVQERSTQAAVRTENVRVKQERAARTEG; this comes from the coding sequence ATGGCCCAGGAACAGACCATGAAGCCCGAGACCGCTGCCAAGAAGCTCGGCATCCTCCTCTCGGCGACACCCGAGTCGTTCCGTGCGGGCCCGATCGCTCGCACGACGTTCGACGAACTGCAGAGCGAACCTCCGACGTGGCTGCAGGACCTCCGTCGTGACGGTCCGCACCCCCGCCCGGTCGTCGCCGCGCGCCTCGGGGTCTCGATCTCCGGACTCGCCCGCGCCGGCGTGGACGACGTCCTCACCACCGAGCAGATCAAGCAGCTCCTGCAGGACATGCCCGCGTGGCTCGTGCAGGAGCGTTCGACCCAGGCCGCGGTCCGCACCGAGAACGTGCGCGTGAAGCAGGAGCGCGCCGCCCGCACCGAGGGCTGA
- the aroQ gene encoding type II 3-dehydroquinate dehydratase — translation MRILVLNGPNLDILGRRDPAQYGTVTLADLEAVVRAEAAEHGHEVDFRQTNREGELVDWLHEALDDHDAVVINPAAYAHTSVALHDAVEALSVPVVEVHLSNTWKREPFRHVDHVATAATAVIAGAGADGYRLAVAHVAALLRG, via the coding sequence ATGCGCATCCTCGTCCTCAACGGCCCGAACCTGGACATCCTCGGCCGACGGGACCCGGCACAGTACGGCACCGTGACGCTCGCCGACCTCGAGGCCGTCGTCCGCGCCGAGGCCGCCGAGCACGGGCACGAGGTCGACTTCCGCCAGACCAACCGCGAGGGCGAGCTCGTCGACTGGCTGCACGAGGCGCTCGACGACCACGACGCCGTCGTCATCAACCCCGCCGCCTACGCGCACACCTCGGTCGCGCTGCACGACGCGGTCGAGGCACTGAGCGTGCCCGTGGTCGAGGTGCACCTGTCCAACACGTGGAAGCGCGAGCCGTTCCGCCACGTCGACCACGTCGCCACGGCCGCGACCGCGGTCATCGCGGGCGCCGGGGCGGACGGGTACCGCCTGGCGGTCGCGCACGTCGCCGCGTTGCTGCGCGGCTGA
- a CDS encoding MSMEG_6728 family protein translates to MQTFLPFADFRASAEVLDDKRLGKQRVETLQVMRALILPDYGWQHHPVTAMWRGFRPALMAYQDATCRVWLERGHADTCLEKTLADLALVPEDLAAYERGDFEVPSWNTDERVHLSHRSKLVQKAPEHYRPLFPDVPDDLDYLWPGTVEHRTTA, encoded by the coding sequence ATGCAGACCTTCCTGCCGTTCGCCGACTTCCGTGCCTCCGCCGAGGTCCTCGACGACAAGCGCCTCGGCAAGCAGCGGGTCGAGACCCTGCAGGTGATGCGCGCGCTGATCCTGCCGGACTACGGCTGGCAGCACCACCCGGTCACCGCGATGTGGCGGGGGTTCCGGCCGGCCCTGATGGCGTACCAGGACGCCACCTGCCGGGTGTGGCTCGAGCGCGGGCACGCCGACACCTGTCTCGAGAAGACCCTGGCGGACCTGGCACTCGTGCCGGAGGACCTGGCGGCCTACGAGCGGGGTGACTTCGAGGTGCCCTCGTGGAACACCGACGAGCGGGTACACCTGTCGCACCGCTCGAAGCTCGTGCAGAAGGCGCCGGAGCACTACCGGCCGCTGTTCCCCGACGTGCCGGACGACCTCGACTACCTGTGGCCCGGCACGGTGGAGCACCGCACGACCGCCTGA
- a CDS encoding LysR family transcriptional regulator substrate-binding protein → MTALSIAFVPGVSPAKWVRVWRQRRPDVDLVLMPVTADGVLDAIEGDADMVFARMPVPERADGDQPHAIPLWTETAVVAAPKDSPLADLDEVTEADLAGVTVLDAGPVPADVGAALDLVEANVGVVVLPQSLFRAESRKSLVSRPLAGSPGTRVALVWRDEDASELTEEFIGVVRGRTANSSRQQPDQPGGSDPDEQDGARQKAAGKASGKAPGGKATAANAKTVAKRSATKGTGAKSGGGKNSTGRGRTPRGMSGKPKRGSKGNR, encoded by the coding sequence ATGACCGCGCTCTCCATCGCCTTCGTACCCGGGGTCTCCCCCGCCAAGTGGGTACGGGTCTGGCGTCAGCGCCGACCGGACGTCGACCTCGTCCTCATGCCGGTCACCGCGGACGGGGTCCTCGACGCGATCGAGGGCGACGCCGACATGGTCTTCGCCCGGATGCCGGTCCCCGAGCGCGCCGACGGCGACCAGCCGCACGCGATCCCGCTGTGGACCGAGACGGCCGTCGTCGCCGCTCCGAAGGACTCCCCGCTCGCGGACCTCGACGAGGTCACCGAGGCGGACCTCGCCGGCGTCACCGTCCTCGACGCCGGGCCCGTCCCGGCGGACGTCGGGGCAGCGCTCGACCTGGTCGAGGCCAACGTCGGCGTCGTCGTCCTCCCCCAGTCCCTCTTCCGTGCCGAGAGCCGGAAGTCCCTGGTCTCGCGGCCGCTCGCCGGCTCCCCCGGCACCCGCGTCGCACTCGTCTGGCGCGACGAGGACGCCTCGGAGCTCACCGAGGAGTTCATCGGCGTCGTCCGCGGGCGGACCGCGAACAGCTCGCGGCAGCAGCCGGACCAGCCAGGAGGCTCGGATCCCGACGAGCAGGACGGCGCACGACAGAAGGCGGCCGGCAAGGCCTCCGGCAAGGCGCCCGGCGGCAAGGCCACCGCGGCGAACGCCAAGACCGTCGCCAAGCGGAGCGCCACGAAGGGCACCGGCGCGAAGAGCGGCGGCGGCAAGAACTCCACCGGCCGCGGCCGCACCCCGCGCGGCATGTCCGGCAAGCCGAAGCGCGGCTCGAAGGGCAACCGCTGA
- a CDS encoding Lrp/AsnC family transcriptional regulator, translated as MSDRIVRRPDAPPPRLDEVDERILWVLASDARIPNNRLAAAVGIAPSTCLVRVRALEDAGIITGYRAEVDIARLGFSIEAMVSVRVHAAARHELREFAKRLLRVPVVLDVSFLAGDKDFLVHIACTSTEQLRDFVADELSGDPSVATTQTSIVFERLVADRELQARSYGELRRWQA; from the coding sequence GTGTCCGACCGCATCGTCCGCCGACCCGACGCCCCACCGCCGCGCCTCGACGAGGTCGACGAGCGGATCCTCTGGGTCCTGGCCTCCGACGCCCGGATCCCGAACAACCGGCTCGCCGCCGCCGTTGGCATCGCACCGTCGACCTGCCTGGTGCGGGTCCGGGCACTCGAGGACGCCGGCATCATCACCGGGTACCGGGCCGAGGTCGACATCGCCCGACTCGGGTTCTCGATCGAGGCGATGGTCTCCGTCCGGGTGCACGCCGCCGCCCGGCACGAGCTGCGGGAGTTCGCGAAACGCCTGCTCCGGGTGCCGGTGGTGCTCGACGTGTCGTTCCTGGCCGGCGACAAGGACTTCCTCGTGCACATCGCCTGCACGTCGACCGAGCAACTGCGGGACTTCGTCGCCGACGAGCTGAGCGGGGACCCGTCCGTCGCGACGACGCAGACGTCGATCGTGTTCGAACGGCTGGTCGCGGACCGGGAGCTCCAGGCCCGGTCCTACGGCGAACTGCGCCGCTGGCAGGCCTGA
- a CDS encoding GNAT family N-acetyltransferase produces the protein MPGTTPTPAPAPAPSDVRLVPMPGERMPGWLDRSMADYVASLIRSGESPEAAETNMRQSLEKWFPGGSPAAGHHVWELTLADDTVVGQLWVGPLRAGSTEWWVFEVEVDAAHRRQGHARRGLELAHVVARDAGATSIGLNVFGYNTGARHLYEELGYEVAAVQMRLPLT, from the coding sequence GTGCCCGGCACGACCCCGACTCCGGCTCCGGCTCCGGCTCCGAGCGACGTGCGCCTCGTGCCGATGCCCGGTGAGCGGATGCCGGGCTGGTTGGACCGCTCGATGGCGGACTACGTCGCCTCGCTCATCCGGTCGGGTGAGAGCCCCGAGGCCGCCGAGACGAACATGCGGCAGTCCCTCGAGAAGTGGTTCCCGGGCGGGTCGCCCGCAGCGGGTCACCACGTGTGGGAGTTGACGCTCGCGGACGACACCGTGGTGGGGCAGCTCTGGGTCGGCCCGCTCAGGGCGGGCAGCACCGAGTGGTGGGTCTTCGAGGTCGAGGTCGACGCCGCACACCGACGGCAGGGTCACGCGCGGCGGGGGCTCGAGCTCGCCCACGTCGTCGCCCGGGACGCCGGCGCTACGAGCATCGGGCTCAACGTCTTCGGCTACAACACCGGTGCGCGCCACCTGTATGAGGAGCTCGGGTACGAGGTCGCCGCGGTGCAGATGCGGCTCCCGCTCACCTGA
- a CDS encoding VOC family protein, whose amino-acid sequence MSTMVFINLPVSDLARATAFYQALGYPLNPVFSDDTASSIVVSDTVYVMLLTHAKFSEFTDKAIAAPDTIEVINSLSAETKDEVHRIVDAAVEAGGTEDRPEMDLGFMFQRSFNDPDGHRWEYVWMDPAAQEDGPPAD is encoded by the coding sequence ATGTCGACCATGGTGTTCATCAACCTGCCGGTGTCCGACCTGGCGCGGGCGACCGCGTTCTACCAGGCGCTCGGCTACCCGCTCAACCCGGTGTTCAGCGACGACACCGCCTCGAGCATCGTCGTGAGCGACACCGTGTACGTGATGCTCCTGACGCACGCGAAGTTCTCGGAGTTCACCGACAAGGCGATCGCCGCGCCGGACACCATCGAGGTCATCAACTCCCTCAGCGCCGAGACGAAGGACGAGGTGCACCGGATCGTCGACGCGGCCGTCGAGGCCGGCGGCACCGAGGACCGGCCGGAGATGGACCTCGGCTTCATGTTCCAGCGGAGCTTCAACGACCCCGACGGCCACCGCTGGGAGTACGTCTGGATGGACCCCGCCGCGCAGGAGGACGGCCCGCCTGCCGACTGA